In Stomoxys calcitrans chromosome 2, idStoCalc2.1, whole genome shotgun sequence, the following proteins share a genomic window:
- the LOC106089013 gene encoding tyrosine-protein phosphatase non-receptor type 23, translating to MPVLKRLFLITILCAATHAQDYQDYQENTPRPAPIRLRPSSPQIDSPRPTPVPILKQINKHNEDGSYTYGYEGADGSFKIETKLATGEVKGKYGYVDETGKVRVVEYGANKYGFQPSGEGITVAPPTLVDETKREPEPDYEEEPINRPQRPQRINRPQPQYRPAPPPPPPPQPRPQPQYVQYEDEEPEPEPPRRPQYVPQNIPSKSVGPAPPRLQIPGAQRTTDVVYSPVQKVSRPESEYSQSTSFGDGGSSPNLRLSRPIYAPAPDTPSPSSARAQGFLGPASGGRPLLEPFQFGPGPAPAPRPAPQAIPVQQPRYQQPQPQSRSGGGSLLDQLARDYALPEGTSQPLHDISFGYY from the exons ttAAAGCGTCTTTTCTTAATAACCATACTGTGTGCAGCGACACATGCACAAGATTATCAAGACTATCAGGAAAATACTCCAAGACCTGCACCCATAAGACTGCGACCCAGTTCCCCCCAAATAGATTCGCCAAGACCCACACCTGTGCCAAttctaaaacaaataaacaa ACATAATGAAGATGGTTCCTACACTTATGGATACGAAGGCGCTGATGGCTCTTTCAAAATCGAAACCAAATTAGCCACTGGCGAAGTGAAGGGTAAATACGGTTATGTGGACGAAACCGGCAAAGTGCGTGTTGTCGAATATGGAGCCAACAAATATGGTTTTCAACCATCCGGAGAAGGTATAACTGTGGCACCACCCACGTTAGTTGATGAAACAAAACGTGAACCAGAACCGGACTATGAAGAAGAGCCAATAAATAGACCACAGAGACCACAG CGTATCAATCGTCCCCAGCCTCAGTATAGACCGGcgcctccaccaccaccaccaccacaaccacGTCCCCAACCTCAATATGTGCAATACGAAGATGAGGAACCTGAACCTGAGCCACCACGCAGACCgcaatatgtaccacaaaatatACCCTCGAAATCCGTAGGTCCCGCACCGCCCAGACTACAAATACCAGGCGCTCAACGTACCACCGATGTAGTATATTCGCCTGTTCAGAAAGTTTCTCGTCCTGAGTCTGAATACTCGCAGAGCACATCATTCGGTGATGGTGGGTCCTCACCAAATTTGCGCTTATCTCGCCCAATATACGCCCCTGCTCCCGATACACCATCGCCATCGAGTGCACGTGCGCAAGGCTTTTTAGGACCAGCCTCTGGCGGCCGTCCTCTACTGGAACCCTTCCAATTCGGACCTGGTCCAGCTCCGGCTCCTCGACCAGCACCTCAGGCTATTCCTGTACAACAACCCCGTTATCAGCAACCTCAACCACAGAGCCGCAGCGGAGGTGGTAGCTTATTGGATCAATTGGCTAGAGACTATGCCCTGCCGGAGGGAACCTCACAGCCATTGCACGATATATCGTTTGGCTACTATTAG